The following proteins are co-located in the Solanum pennellii chromosome 1, SPENNV200 genome:
- the LOC107013361 gene encoding uncharacterized protein LOC107013361, producing MESLNFHNIKLEKANGKKRQRVTMLFRLIEFFIFFAIISRFSIQLALSTDYVGVTLISPRFVFVLVNTIVIILFYKSGHSSAIDGSTLYDEYTQKYWMNNEQSKKQSISVEEVNCEQSNVAERRLEKRIHRSHSGNSLCLARDEKKSRKRMNRSATVGCLKNIDTESVKPAMTTTSDGLSSVEFRKTVEAFIARHQRLLKEEEFSVFNIRDT from the coding sequence TCCTTAAATTTCCACAACATCAAATTGGAGAAAGCAAATGGTAAAAAGCGTCAAAGAGTGACAATGTTGTTTCGACTCATCgaattcttcatatttttcgCCATAATATCAAGATTTTCCATTCAATTGGCACTCTCGACAGATTATGTTGGTGTCACCCTCATTAGTCCTCGATTCGTCTTTGTTCTTGTAAACACAATTGTAATCATCCTCTTCTACAAATCAGGACATTCATCTGCTATAGATGGTTCCACGTTATATGATGAGTACACACAAAAATATTGGATGAACAATGAACAGAGCAAAAAACAGAGCATTTCTGTTGAAGAGGTTAATTGTGAACAGAGCAATGTGGCAGAAAGGCGATTAGAGAAGAGAATCCATCGTAGTCATTCGGGAAACTCTTTATGTTTGGCTCGTGATgagaaaaaaagtagaaaaagaatGAACAGGTCAGCTACAGTTGGATGCTTGAAAAATATAGATACTGAGAGTGTAAAACCAGCGATGACGACAACCTCGGATGGGCTGAGCAGTGTTGAATTCAGGAAAACTGTTGAGGCGTTTATTGCAAGACATCAAAGATTATTGAAGGAAGAAGAGTTTTCAGTTTTCAACATAAGAGATACATAA